A single Marinitoga sp. 1197 DNA region contains:
- a CDS encoding lysylphosphatidylglycerol synthase transmembrane domain-containing protein: MKKKYIYGFLFALISTLVVFILISGVKNFVNNIQNFLGYNYWFLFFGFFIITIKWVIESFVIKVLLQKVSLKQALNFTLIGQFYSYLTPFYTGGQPFQIIYISKYGIDPGQATAAILFKTFIFQISMAFLGIVATIYSFFHFSIYITSGIILGVLLNSLAVFLIIFYVINQKAAINTTLYFVKILKKIGVLKNPEKYIDEIISKVKSFIETFKLQSKRLINIILVFVLSIFQFSCSFLVLPVILKGFNKNISLKLVFRSLITQITSSIIPTPGTSGGAEGIFYFLFSDFIIKERIGTVIVLWRFTTYYYVLLIGGIVVLLNHKRNLNKNGSSTKRMGN; the protein is encoded by the coding sequence ATGAAAAAAAAATACATATATGGATTTTTATTTGCATTAATAAGCACATTAGTTGTATTTATACTAATTTCAGGAGTTAAAAATTTTGTAAATAATATCCAAAATTTTTTAGGATATAATTATTGGTTTTTATTTTTTGGTTTTTTTATTATAACTATAAAATGGGTTATTGAAAGTTTTGTAATAAAAGTTTTATTACAAAAAGTGTCTTTAAAACAGGCTTTAAATTTCACTCTTATAGGACAATTCTACAGTTATTTAACACCTTTTTATACCGGAGGACAACCATTTCAGATAATATATATTTCAAAATATGGTATAGATCCTGGGCAAGCAACAGCTGCTATTCTTTTTAAAACTTTTATTTTTCAAATTAGTATGGCATTTTTAGGTATCGTAGCTACGATATATTCTTTTTTTCATTTTTCTATTTATATTACTTCGGGTATTATTTTAGGAGTTTTATTGAATTCATTAGCTGTTTTTTTGATAATTTTTTATGTAATAAATCAAAAAGCTGCTATAAATACCACTCTATATTTTGTAAAAATCTTAAAAAAAATAGGGGTTTTAAAAAATCCTGAAAAATATATTGACGAAATAATTTCTAAAGTAAAAAGTTTTATTGAAACATTTAAGCTACAATCAAAGAGATTAATTAATATTATCCTGGTTTTTGTTTTGAGTATATTTCAATTTTCATGTTCTTTTCTAGTATTGCCAGTGATTCTAAAGGGATTTAATAAGAACATATCATTAAAACTCGTTTTTAGATCATTAATAACTCAAATAACTTCTTCTATTATTCCAACGCCAGGAACTTCTGGAGGTGCTGAAGGAATATTTTATTTTTTATTTTCTGATTTTATAATAAAGGAAAGAATTGGAACAGTTATAGTTTTATGGAGATTTACAACTTACTATTATGTATTGTTAATAGGCGGTATTGTAGTCTTATTAAATCATAAAAGAAACTTAAATAAAAATGGATCTTCCACAAAAAGAATGGGTAATTAA
- the surE gene encoding 5'/3'-nucleotidase SurE, translating into MNILVTNDDGIMAPGIFILKKELEKEHNVYIVAPDVERSATGHAITIRNPLWAKKIFLNNEFLGYAANGTPADCVKLGLEAIYKNINFDMVISGINKGPNLGTDLLYSGTVSGALEGSLNGLPSIAISSANYQNPNYETAAKFLLKFLKNHNFLDMPEFSALNINVPNVDYSEIKGFKITRQSKRRYRDYFEPRKDPYGNTYYWMLGEIIEDDEDLNSDYFVLKENYVSVTPIKSFLTDFDYMKKLKELGG; encoded by the coding sequence GTGAATATTCTTGTAACAAATGACGATGGGATTATGGCACCAGGTATTTTTATTTTGAAAAAAGAATTAGAAAAAGAGCATAATGTTTATATTGTTGCTCCTGATGTTGAAAGAAGTGCCACCGGTCATGCAATTACCATTCGAAATCCTTTATGGGCTAAAAAAATTTTTCTGAATAATGAATTTTTAGGCTATGCTGCAAATGGAACTCCAGCTGATTGTGTGAAATTAGGGTTAGAAGCAATATATAAAAATATTAATTTCGATATGGTTATTAGTGGAATAAATAAAGGTCCAAATTTAGGAACAGACTTATTATATTCTGGTACTGTTTCGGGAGCACTCGAAGGTTCCTTAAATGGTCTCCCATCAATAGCTATATCAAGTGCTAACTATCAAAATCCAAATTATGAAACAGCAGCAAAATTTCTTTTAAAATTTTTAAAAAATCATAATTTTCTTGATATGCCTGAATTCAGTGCTTTAAATATTAACGTACCAAATGTTGATTATTCAGAAATAAAAGGTTTTAAAATTACCAGACAGAGTAAAAGACGATATAGAGATTATTTTGAACCAAGAAAAGATCCATATGGAAATACTTATTACTGGATGTTAGGAGAGATAATTGAAGATGATGAAGATTTGAATTCAGATTATTTTGTATTAAAAGAGAATTATGTTTCAGTAACACCTATAAAGTCTTTTTTAACAGATTTTGATTATATGAAAAAATTAAAAGAATTAGGAGGGTAA
- the def gene encoding peptide deformylase codes for MNLKVRLIGDPVLRKKAINVKNIDENFRNFLEIMTNMMYKEDGVGLAAPQIGISKRFFIMDDGNKLRKVINPEIIEFLGEEIIFEEGCLSIPGIFLNVKRPEGVRVRYMDENGNVVEEELHEYPARIFQHEYDHLEGILFIDKVSTASKAKLKGKIKDLMKEGRKIAKEMGEIDIYENSIYGNS; via the coding sequence ATGAATTTAAAGGTTAGATTAATTGGTGATCCTGTTTTAAGAAAAAAAGCTATTAATGTAAAAAACATAGATGAAAATTTTAGAAACTTTTTAGAAATTATGACAAATATGATGTATAAAGAAGATGGAGTTGGTTTAGCTGCACCGCAAATAGGTATTAGTAAAAGATTTTTTATAATGGACGATGGAAATAAATTAAGAAAGGTTATAAATCCTGAAATTATAGAGTTTTTAGGTGAAGAAATTATTTTCGAAGAAGGATGTTTAAGCATTCCAGGAATTTTTTTGAACGTTAAACGCCCTGAAGGCGTAAGAGTAAGATATATGGACGAAAATGGAAATGTAGTAGAAGAAGAATTACACGAATATCCTGCAAGAATATTTCAACATGAGTATGACCATCTGGAAGGTATATTGTTTATAGATAAAGTTAGTACAGCCAGCAAAGCAAAATTAAAAGGTAAAATAAAAGATTTAATGAAAGAAGGAAGAAAAATAGCTAAAGAAATGGGGGAAATTGATATATATGAGAATAGTATTTATGGGAACTCCTGA
- the fmt gene encoding methionyl-tRNA formyltransferase yields the protein MRIVFMGTPDFAAIHLKKLIDYKFNVVGVFSQPDKPKGRGQKLIPTPVKIIALENNIPIFQPKSVNLKLGYESLEKLNPDIIITVAYGKILKDKVINLPKFGCWNIHASLLPKYRGAAPIQRAIENGETKTGISIFKIVKELDAGPIAYMKELPIYMEDNFESVYNRLAKLGSESLIEFLNNFEIYSKKLIYQNDNEATYASKITIEDTYINWYNENIKVFNKIRAYDPIPGAKCELNGQIVKVFNASLGTSKNDIPGKVLSIDKYGAEISVGSGSIKIGKIQFPGKKAVKIIDAYNGRKIKIGDIFKNIKRGD from the coding sequence ATGAGAATAGTATTTATGGGAACTCCTGACTTTGCTGCTATTCACTTAAAAAAATTAATAGATTATAAATTTAATGTTGTTGGTGTTTTTTCTCAGCCCGATAAACCAAAAGGCAGAGGTCAAAAACTCATTCCAACTCCAGTAAAAATAATAGCTCTGGAAAATAATATTCCTATTTTTCAACCTAAAAGTGTAAATTTAAAATTAGGATACGAATCCCTGGAAAAATTAAACCCTGATATTATAATAACTGTAGCATATGGTAAAATATTAAAAGATAAAGTTATTAATTTACCTAAATTTGGTTGTTGGAATATACATGCTTCATTGTTACCTAAATATAGAGGCGCTGCGCCAATTCAGAGAGCCATCGAAAACGGTGAAACAAAAACTGGTATTTCTATTTTTAAAATAGTAAAAGAATTAGATGCCGGACCAATTGCCTATATGAAAGAACTTCCAATCTATATGGAAGATAATTTTGAGAGCGTATATAATAGATTAGCCAAACTCGGAAGTGAATCATTAATTGAATTCTTAAATAATTTTGAAATATATAGTAAAAAACTGATATATCAAAATGATAACGAAGCTACTTACGCAAGCAAAATAACAATTGAAGATACATATATAAATTGGTATAATGAAAATATAAAAGTGTTTAATAAAATAAGAGCATACGATCCTATTCCCGGGGCGAAATGCGAATTAAATGGACAAATTGTAAAAGTATTTAATGCATCATTGGGAACATCAAAAAATGATATTCCAGGAAAAGTTTTATCAATTGATAAGTATGGTGCTGAAATTTCAGTTGGTTCAGGAAGCATAAAAATTGGCAAAATACAATTCCCCGGAAAAAAAGCAGTAAAAATAATAGATGCATATAACGGTAGAAAAATTAAAATTGGAGATATATTCAAAAATATAAAAAGGGGTGATTAA
- a CDS encoding heavy-metal-associated domain-containing protein: MAKTFNMYMIKGYKNEKDAEIIENILKSIEGIIKFKVEKAFGAVELTYDDEKVSREEISNKLKTKGFELKY, translated from the coding sequence GTGGCAAAAACATTTAATATGTATATGATAAAAGGATATAAGAACGAAAAAGATGCTGAAATCATAGAAAACATATTAAAAAGTATTGAGGGTATTATAAAATTTAAAGTTGAAAAAGCTTTTGGGGCAGTTGAATTAACCTATGACGATGAAAAAGTATCTCGTGAAGAAATAAGTAACAAACTAAAAACAAAAGGGTTTGAATTAAAATATTAA